A stretch of the Acidimicrobiales bacterium genome encodes the following:
- a CDS encoding peptide chain release factor 3: MTPPASTDVVGQAAARRTFAIISHPDAGKTTLTEKFLLYGGAIQEAGAVKARRGRRSATSDWMEMEQRRGISISSTVLQFTYGDTVVNLLDTPGHRDFSEDTYRVLAAADAAVMVLDAAKGIEPQTLKLFEVAKARSIPVLTFLNKLDRPGRDPLELLDEIEEQIGLRPTPATWPVGIPGDLRGVIDRRDGRFLRFGRTARGATEATEEVVEAAQAAQEEGPSWEAAVEECALLDEIGADVDPKTFLAGESTPVFVGSALTNFGVRLLLDAVVDLAPGPSPRLDVDGDPRALDDPFSAFVFKIQANMDPSHRDRIAFVRVCSGHFERGMTVTHEATGKPFATKYASQVFGSDRETIDDAYPGDVVGLVNATELGIGDTLYVDHPVRFPRIPSFAPELFAVARPVDTGRFKQFRKGLAQLDEEGVVQVLRDEDVGDTAPVLAAVGQMQFEVFSHRLEHEFGAPVEISPMATKVARRTDAASAPTLRRTSGVRVLARADGTLLALFESPMWLARLEQDKPELTLDRIVAD; this comes from the coding sequence GTGACACCGCCAGCCTCGACCGACGTCGTCGGCCAGGCCGCCGCCCGGCGGACCTTCGCCATCATCAGCCACCCCGACGCCGGCAAGACCACCCTCACCGAGAAGTTCCTGCTCTACGGGGGAGCCATCCAGGAGGCGGGGGCGGTCAAGGCCCGTCGAGGCCGTCGCTCGGCGACCTCCGACTGGATGGAGATGGAGCAGAGGCGCGGCATCTCGATCTCCTCGACCGTGCTGCAGTTCACCTACGGCGACACCGTGGTGAACCTCCTCGACACCCCCGGGCACCGCGACTTCTCCGAGGACACCTACCGGGTGCTGGCGGCCGCCGACGCCGCCGTGATGGTGCTCGACGCCGCCAAGGGCATCGAGCCGCAGACCCTCAAGCTCTTCGAGGTCGCCAAGGCACGCTCGATCCCGGTCCTGACCTTCCTGAACAAGCTCGACCGGCCCGGTCGCGACCCCCTCGAGCTGCTCGACGAGATCGAGGAGCAGATCGGGCTGCGGCCCACCCCGGCCACCTGGCCGGTCGGCATCCCCGGCGACCTCCGAGGCGTGATCGACCGACGTGACGGCCGGTTCCTCCGCTTCGGGCGCACCGCACGGGGCGCTACCGAGGCCACCGAGGAGGTGGTCGAGGCCGCCCAGGCGGCGCAGGAGGAGGGCCCGTCCTGGGAGGCGGCGGTTGAGGAGTGCGCCCTGCTCGACGAGATCGGCGCCGACGTGGACCCCAAGACCTTCCTGGCCGGGGAGTCGACCCCGGTCTTCGTCGGCTCGGCCCTGACCAACTTCGGGGTCCGCCTGCTGCTCGACGCGGTGGTCGACCTCGCCCCGGGACCCTCCCCCCGCCTCGACGTCGACGGCGACCCCCGTGCCCTCGACGACCCCTTCTCTGCCTTCGTGTTCAAGATCCAGGCCAACATGGACCCCTCGCACCGCGACCGCATCGCCTTCGTGCGGGTGTGCTCGGGCCACTTCGAGCGGGGCATGACCGTCACCCACGAGGCAACTGGCAAGCCCTTTGCCACCAAGTACGCCTCGCAGGTCTTCGGCAGCGACCGCGAGACCATCGACGACGCCTACCCCGGCGACGTCGTGGGCCTGGTCAACGCCACCGAGCTCGGAATCGGCGACACGCTCTACGTCGACCACCCCGTCCGCTTCCCGCGGATCCCCAGCTTTGCCCCCGAGCTCTTCGCCGTGGCGCGACCCGTCGACACCGGCCGCTTCAAGCAGTTCCGCAAGGGCCTCGCCCAGCTCGACGAGGAGGGTGTGGTCCAGGTCCTGCGCGACGAGGACGTAGGCGACACCGCCCCGGTGCTCGCCGCGGTGGGCCAGATGCAGTTCGAGGTCTTCAGCCACCGCCTCGAGCACGAGTTCGGCGCGCCGGTGGAGATCTCGCCGATGGCGACCAAGGTGGCGCGGCGCACTGACGCCGCCTCGGCGCCCACCCTCCGGCGCACCAGCGGTGTGCGGGTGCTGGCCCGCGCCGACGGCACCCTCCTTGCGCTGTTCGAGAGCCCGATGTGGCTCGCCCGCCTCGAGCAGGACAAGCCCGAGCTCACCCTGGACCGCATCGTCGCCGACTGA
- a CDS encoding ATP-dependent DNA helicase UvrD2, with product MPAPGPALLGRGVVVTAGSPPPPPWEGAPVVTLDDAGLADPAAVVGALHDAWLARRPLVVELAVDPVHFRTPETWEVEPWRLDPRFEAWSDRLHFLVWANTYDARAGDPVWWWGRKAARLGATETPDGPADLLLPDGTAAWVDGGPRGPLDTAVLGAAVVHRESVDLGSLATAPAPCLPAADLAPDQLAAVAHGAGPARIVAPAGSGKTRVLTERVRHLMVDRGLERSTVLAVAYNKRAQLELEARTTDVGPRADTLNALGYRLVTEHLGRQPRVLDEREVRRLVDEVVPKRRRLANTDPTAPYLEGLTAIRLGLRDPDEVEDERDDVPGLAGAFRPYRRALAAAGAVDFDEQVYGAVEALLRDGALRRRAQDRCRHLLVDELQDLTPAHLLLLRLLATPDLDVFGVGDDDQVIYGYSGADPGFLIDFAELFPGAASHPLTVNYRCPEPVVAAAKALLSYNHRRVPKEITAGPDAAAELAALDIDRHPPEVGARRLVETVEAWLADGATTAEVAVLARVNSLLLAPHVALSTAGIAITSTLGPEVLERTGVRAALAYLRIAAEPSAIDPADVVEVYRRPSRGLPNWFPKWLRGRLDVGELRRIAAKIDDAKVSDKVDSLVDDIELVIDAAHGGATTRELLGVVKDSVGLGGAMRLLDGSKGGQTASQLDDLEALEQVADLHPEAASFEPWLRSVLHRERADGGVTLSTIHRVKGMEWDHVAVFGVTDGLIPHRLADDVEEERRILHVAVTRGRRRVAVLGDAGRPSPFLDELTGSAPHRPAPLPRERSVIEPVTPKGRRRAEAVADLPPGDAAVEEALRAWRLERSRADGVAAFIVASNATLRAIAVARPSSLAGLARVPGIGPTKLEAYGDEILAILEALPALR from the coding sequence GTGCCCGCCCCCGGACCCGCGTTGCTCGGCCGTGGCGTCGTCGTCACCGCCGGCTCACCGCCCCCACCGCCCTGGGAGGGCGCGCCCGTCGTGACCCTCGACGACGCCGGCCTGGCCGACCCGGCCGCAGTGGTCGGCGCCCTCCACGACGCCTGGCTGGCGCGACGGCCGTTGGTGGTCGAGCTGGCCGTCGACCCGGTGCACTTCCGCACCCCCGAGACCTGGGAGGTGGAGCCGTGGCGCCTCGATCCTCGATTCGAGGCGTGGTCCGACCGCCTCCACTTCCTGGTGTGGGCCAACACCTACGACGCCCGCGCCGGCGACCCGGTGTGGTGGTGGGGCCGCAAGGCGGCGCGCCTCGGCGCCACCGAGACGCCCGACGGGCCCGCCGACCTCCTGCTGCCCGATGGCACGGCGGCGTGGGTCGATGGCGGCCCCCGTGGCCCCCTCGACACCGCGGTGCTCGGCGCCGCGGTCGTGCACCGCGAGAGCGTCGACCTGGGGTCGCTGGCCACCGCCCCCGCGCCCTGCCTCCCCGCCGCCGACCTGGCCCCCGACCAGCTGGCCGCGGTCGCCCATGGGGCGGGGCCGGCCCGCATCGTCGCCCCTGCCGGCTCGGGCAAGACCCGCGTCCTCACCGAGCGGGTGCGCCACCTCATGGTCGACCGGGGCCTCGAGCGCAGCACCGTGCTCGCCGTGGCCTACAACAAGCGGGCCCAGCTCGAGCTCGAAGCCCGCACCACCGACGTCGGTCCGCGTGCCGACACCCTCAACGCCCTCGGCTACCGGCTGGTGACCGAGCACCTCGGCCGGCAGCCCCGGGTCCTCGACGAGCGCGAGGTGCGCCGCCTGGTCGACGAGGTGGTCCCGAAGCGCCGGCGGCTGGCCAACACCGACCCCACCGCCCCCTACCTCGAAGGCCTCACCGCCATCCGCCTCGGGCTGCGCGACCCCGACGAGGTGGAGGACGAGCGTGACGACGTGCCCGGCCTGGCTGGCGCCTTCCGCCCCTACCGTCGCGCCCTCGCGGCCGCCGGCGCCGTCGACTTCGACGAGCAGGTCTACGGCGCCGTCGAGGCGCTCCTGCGCGACGGGGCACTGCGCCGACGGGCCCAGGACCGCTGCCGCCACCTGCTGGTCGACGAGCTTCAGGACCTCACCCCCGCCCACCTCCTGCTCCTGCGCCTCCTGGCCACCCCCGACCTCGACGTCTTCGGTGTGGGCGACGACGATCAGGTGATCTACGGATACTCAGGGGCTGACCCGGGGTTCCTGATCGACTTCGCCGAGCTGTTCCCGGGGGCGGCGTCGCACCCCCTCACCGTCAACTACCGCTGCCCCGAACCGGTGGTGGCGGCGGCCAAGGCGCTGCTGTCGTACAACCACCGCCGGGTCCCCAAGGAGATCACCGCCGGCCCCGATGCCGCGGCCGAACTGGCGGCGCTGGACATCGACCGCCACCCGCCGGAGGTCGGCGCCCGGCGCCTGGTCGAGACGGTCGAGGCGTGGCTCGCCGACGGTGCCACCACGGCCGAGGTGGCCGTGCTCGCCAGGGTCAACAGCCTCCTCCTCGCCCCTCACGTGGCGCTGTCCACCGCCGGCATCGCGATCACCTCCACCCTCGGCCCGGAGGTCCTGGAGCGCACCGGGGTGCGCGCCGCCCTCGCCTACCTCCGCATCGCGGCCGAGCCGTCGGCCATCGACCCCGCCGACGTCGTGGAGGTCTACCGCCGCCCGTCCCGGGGCCTGCCCAACTGGTTCCCCAAGTGGCTGCGGGGCCGACTCGACGTCGGCGAGCTGCGCCGCATCGCCGCGAAGATCGACGACGCCAAGGTCAGCGACAAGGTCGACAGCCTCGTGGACGACATCGAGCTCGTCATCGACGCCGCCCACGGAGGCGCCACCACTCGCGAGCTGCTCGGCGTGGTGAAGGACAGCGTGGGCCTGGGCGGGGCCATGCGCCTCCTCGACGGCTCCAAGGGGGGCCAGACCGCCTCGCAGCTCGACGACCTCGAGGCGCTCGAGCAGGTCGCCGACCTGCACCCCGAGGCCGCCAGCTTCGAGCCGTGGCTGCGCTCGGTGCTCCACCGGGAGCGGGCCGATGGTGGCGTCACCCTCTCCACCATCCACCGGGTGAAGGGCATGGAGTGGGACCACGTGGCCGTGTTCGGGGTCACCGACGGGCTGATCCCCCACCGCCTGGCCGACGACGTCGAGGAGGAGCGGCGCATCCTCCACGTGGCCGTCACCCGCGGGCGACGGCGGGTGGCGGTGCTGGGCGACGCCGGGCGCCCCTCCCCCTTCCTCGACGAGCTCACCGGGTCCGCGCCCCACCGCCCGGCGCCTCTGCCCCGGGAGCGCTCGGTGATCGAGCCGGTGACACCGAAGGGCCGACGGCGAGCGGAGGCGGTGGCCGACCTGCCACCGGGCGATGCTGCGGTCGAGGAGGCGCTCAGGGCGTGGCGCCTGGAGCGCAGCAGGGCCGACGGCGTGGCCGCGTTCATCGTGGCCAGCAACGCCACCCTGCGCGCCATCGCCGTCGCCCGCCCATCGTCGCTGGCCGGCCTGGCCCGCGTCCCCGGCATCGGACCCACCAAGCTCGAGGCCTACGGCGACGAGATCCTCGCCATCCTCGAGGCCCTCCCGGCACTTCGATGA
- a CDS encoding acyl-CoA dehydrogenase family protein, whose translation MYQWSDEQLMVQQAVRDFVTKEVKPHVEELEHGDLPPYDILRKLFSTFGMDAMARAGFEKRIAREKAVAAGETPEDEGESGGGGGGSAFTMIPIIELCRYCPGMVTAMGVSMGLTAAAIMSKGTTAQKERWALDLLTMDKIGAWAITEPGSGSDAFGGMRSSAKRDGDEYILNGSKTFITNGPHADTTVFICKLDEGDGTPIESRKVVSFILDRGMPGFEQSKPLRKMGMHSSPTGELFLTDVRVGRDRLIGETEDQPARSAAKDTFSMERTGVAAMALGIVEQCLELSVQYARDRVQFGKPIGEFQLIQLKLAKMEVARLNIQNLVFRQIEMSAAGKGMDLTEASACKLYSAQAAMEVALEAVQLFGGNGYMAEYQVEQLCRDAKVLQIYAGTDEIQVSQIARNLLAAGGS comes from the coding sequence GTGTACCAGTGGAGCGACGAGCAGCTGATGGTGCAACAGGCCGTCCGGGACTTCGTGACGAAGGAGGTCAAGCCCCACGTCGAGGAGCTCGAGCATGGCGACCTCCCGCCCTACGACATCCTCCGCAAGCTGTTCTCGACCTTCGGCATGGACGCCATGGCCCGCGCCGGCTTCGAGAAGCGCATCGCGCGGGAGAAGGCGGTCGCCGCCGGCGAGACCCCCGAGGACGAGGGCGAGAGCGGCGGAGGCGGCGGCGGGTCCGCCTTCACGATGATCCCGATCATCGAGCTGTGCCGCTACTGCCCGGGCATGGTCACCGCCATGGGGGTCAGCATGGGCCTCACCGCAGCGGCGATCATGTCGAAGGGCACGACCGCCCAGAAGGAGCGCTGGGCGCTCGACCTCCTCACCATGGACAAGATCGGCGCCTGGGCCATCACCGAGCCCGGCTCCGGGTCCGACGCCTTCGGGGGGATGCGCTCGTCCGCCAAGCGCGACGGCGACGAGTACATCCTCAACGGCTCCAAGACCTTCATCACCAACGGGCCTCACGCCGACACCACCGTGTTCATCTGCAAGCTCGACGAGGGCGACGGCACGCCCATCGAGTCGCGCAAGGTGGTGAGCTTCATCCTCGACCGCGGCATGCCCGGCTTCGAGCAGTCGAAGCCGCTGCGCAAGATGGGCATGCACTCCTCCCCCACCGGCGAGCTGTTCCTCACCGATGTGCGGGTCGGCCGCGACCGCCTCATCGGCGAAACCGAGGACCAGCCCGCTCGCTCGGCCGCCAAGGACACGTTCTCGATGGAGCGCACCGGGGTGGCAGCGATGGCGCTCGGCATCGTCGAGCAGTGCCTCGAGCTGAGCGTGCAGTACGCCCGCGACCGCGTCCAGTTCGGCAAGCCCATCGGCGAGTTCCAGCTCATCCAGCTGAAGCTGGCGAAGATGGAGGTCGCTCGGCTCAACATCCAGAACCTGGTCTTCCGCCAGATCGAGATGTCGGCCGCCGGCAAGGGCATGGACCTCACCGAAGCGTCTGCCTGCAAGCTGTACTCCGCCCAAGCTGCCATGGAGGTCGCCCTCGAGGCGGTCCAGCTCTTCGGCGGCAACGGCTACATGGCCGAGTACCAGGTCGAACAGCTGTGCCGTGACGCCAAGGTCCTGCAGATCTACGCCGGCACCGACGAGATCCAGGTCAGCCAGATCGCCCGCAACCTCCTGGCCGCCGGCGGGTCCTGA
- a CDS encoding M23 family metallopeptidase, whose translation MRARHHRSLLCTTLAVALTVALAPPVLASPAQTLPASERAPDGERAADVGRPSTTGLTIAGLMGWRNPRPVTVAPAATAPVAPVAVGLRLHWPMLGEVTSGFGMRWGRPHQGLDIPTPWHTLLVAPAAGTVTYAGWRSGYGITLEIQHAEDTMTRYAHLAGTPVQVGDAVSRGDWIANTGNTGQSTGPHLHFEVHIGGAPVDPLPLLPLLPPGAFRP comes from the coding sequence ATGCGCGCGCGCCACCACCGCTCCCTGCTCTGCACCACCCTTGCCGTCGCCCTCACCGTCGCCCTGGCGCCCCCAGTCCTGGCCTCGCCCGCCCAGACCCTCCCCGCCAGCGAGCGGGCCCCTGACGGCGAGCGGGCCGCCGATGTCGGCCGGCCAAGCACCACGGGCTTGACCATCGCCGGCCTGATGGGGTGGCGCAACCCCCGGCCGGTCACCGTCGCCCCAGCCGCCACGGCACCGGTGGCTCCGGTCGCCGTCGGCCTGCGCCTCCACTGGCCGATGCTGGGTGAGGTCACGTCCGGCTTCGGCATGCGCTGGGGCCGTCCCCACCAGGGGCTCGACATCCCGACCCCGTGGCACACGCTGCTCGTGGCGCCCGCGGCCGGCACCGTGACCTACGCCGGCTGGCGCTCGGGCTACGGCATCACCCTGGAGATCCAGCACGCCGAGGACACGATGACCCGCTACGCCCACCTCGCCGGCACCCCGGTGCAGGTCGGCGACGCGGTCTCGCGGGGCGACTGGATCGCCAACACCGGCAACACCGGCCAGTCGACCGGTCCCCACCTGCACTTCGAGGTCCACATCGGGGGCGCACCGGTCGACCCGTTGCCGCTGCTGCCGCTGCTGCCGCCGGGCGCCTTCCGCCCCTGA
- a CDS encoding DUF4031 domain-containing protein: MILVDQAIWPWRGRRWAHLVSDVSVEELHAFATRLGVPRRAFQGDHYDIPAELRLEALELGAVAVDARELVGRLRAAGLRRPAGRRSAGHEST, encoded by the coding sequence CTGATCCTCGTCGACCAGGCCATCTGGCCCTGGCGCGGGCGGCGCTGGGCCCACCTGGTCAGCGACGTCAGCGTCGAGGAGCTGCACGCCTTCGCCACCCGGCTGGGTGTGCCGCGGCGCGCCTTCCAGGGTGACCACTACGACATCCCCGCCGAGCTGCGACTCGAGGCGCTCGAGCTGGGGGCGGTGGCGGTCGACGCCCGGGAGCTGGTTGGCCGGCTCCGTGCCGCTGGCCTGCGCCGCCCGGCTGGCCGGCGGTCGGCCGGTCACGAGTCGACCTGA
- a CDS encoding sigma-70 family RNA polymerase sigma factor: MLNKDRYELPKQRPERADEDLVRLYLSDIGKHALLTKADEATLAQAIEDGNAARAELATLEATSERIPVAKKRELRLAIRAGEDATQTFIQANLRLVVSIAKKYQASELPLLDLVQEGNLGLIHAVEKFDWRKGFKFSTYATWWIRQAITRGIANTGRTIRLPVHAGDQLTRLRKAQASLEVKHGRPATLAELAAELDLPIDKLTDIFRYAGGTLSLSDPLREDGDAELGDVVADPSAASPFDAAAESLLPDEVARLLAPLDERERTIIRLRYGLDRGEPRTLEEVGEAFNLTRERFRQIEARAMSKLRHPSVDTGARELLAV; the protein is encoded by the coding sequence ATGCTGAACAAGGACCGGTACGAGTTGCCCAAGCAACGTCCAGAGCGCGCCGACGAAGACCTCGTCCGGCTGTACCTGAGTGACATCGGCAAGCACGCCCTGCTGACGAAGGCCGACGAGGCCACCCTCGCCCAGGCGATCGAGGACGGCAACGCCGCGCGCGCCGAGCTGGCCACGCTCGAGGCGACCAGCGAGCGCATCCCCGTCGCCAAGAAGCGCGAGCTGCGCCTGGCCATCCGGGCCGGCGAGGACGCCACCCAGACCTTCATCCAGGCCAACCTGCGCCTGGTGGTCTCGATCGCCAAGAAGTACCAGGCGTCAGAGCTGCCGCTCCTCGACCTCGTCCAGGAGGGCAACCTCGGCCTCATCCACGCCGTCGAGAAGTTCGACTGGCGCAAGGGCTTCAAGTTCTCCACCTACGCCACCTGGTGGATCCGCCAGGCCATCACCCGCGGCATCGCCAACACCGGCCGCACCATCCGCCTCCCGGTCCACGCCGGCGACCAGCTGACCCGCCTGCGCAAGGCCCAGGCCAGCCTCGAGGTCAAGCACGGCCGCCCCGCCACCCTGGCCGAGCTTGCCGCCGAGCTCGACCTGCCCATCGACAAGCTGACCGACATCTTCCGCTACGCCGGCGGGACGTTGTCGTTGTCGGACCCGCTGCGCGAGGACGGCGACGCCGAGCTCGGCGACGTGGTGGCCGACCCCTCCGCCGCCTCCCCGTTCGACGCCGCCGCCGAGTCGCTGCTGCCCGACGAGGTCGCCCGCCTGCTGGCGCCCCTCGACGAGCGGGAGCGCACCATCATCCGGCTGCGCTACGGGCTCGACCGCGGTGAGCCCCGCACCCTCGAGGAGGTCGGCGAGGCCTTCAACCTCACCCGGGAGCGGTTCCGCCAGATCGAGGCCCGGGCCATGTCGAAGCTGCGCCACCCGTCGGTCGACACCGGCGCCCGCGAGCTGCTCGCCGTCTAG